A part of Dreissena polymorpha isolate Duluth1 chromosome 13, UMN_Dpol_1.0, whole genome shotgun sequence genomic DNA contains:
- the LOC127855405 gene encoding heat shock 70 kDa protein 12A-like: MPGRQVVAAIDFGTTYSGYAYAYYSEFRSDPLKIYAYTRWSNEANLQTIKTPTTILFNKDRNFDSFGYEAEMKYEKLSAEDTHTGWRYFRRFKMKLYENEKRLRKNLKLYDDQGNHMPAVEVFGAAIRYLKDHALMQIRHRASDFHDTDIDWVLTVPAIWEDGAKQFMTLAANTAGIPTDQLMLAYEPEAAAIYCQHLTLPSSMHNGTDYVETNPMSKFLIVDLGGGTVDIAAYEMQDKGFISSLSSPSGGPWGGTVVDQEFRSFLESLFGKIVLDDMCTLHSLEMDHAIEATKRAMAKSKEDVMFKPPPVFDGINSMADVRTIRDRIVIGNNVFTKMFTTPIEKITDHVTTLLKDPILQGVKTILLVGGFAESDIIQNAMKDKFSHRYNVIIPEEAGLAILKGAVIYGQNPCVVVTRRLAFSYGISIDVPFDDTTHPVERRFIRNGKEMCENVFDVFVKKGDVVTPGVITVQRELKVPHIGATDIRVDVYKSGEDCIPTFITQCKKVGELFFALQAPSTTEQVLIKVQMSFGGTRVLVGAQEVNQPWNCVTAEFDWLM, translated from the exons ATGCCTGGCAGACAAGTGGTTGCTGCCATCGACTTTGGGACAACGTACTCGGGCTATGCTTACGCCTATTATTCCGAGTTTCGGAGTGACCCCCttaag aTTTATGCCTACACGAGATGGTCGAACGAAGCTAATTTGCAAACCATTAAAACACCCACGACCATTTTGTTCAACAAAGATAGGAACTTCGACTCATTTGGTTATGAA GCGGAGATGAAATACGAAAAATTGTCAGCGGAAGACACTCACACAGGCTGGAGATATTTCAGAAGGTTTAAGATGAAACTTTACGAAAATGAAAAG AGATTGAgaaaaaacttaaaattgtaTGATGACCAAGGAAACCACATGCCAGCAGTAGAAGTGTTTGGAGCAGCAATACGATATTTAAAGGACCACGCTCTGATGCAAATAAGACACAGAGCAAGTGACTTTCATGACACGGACATCGATTGGGTACTTACAGTGCCAGCCATATGGGAAGATGGTGCAAAACAATTCATGACATTGGCTGCAAACACG GCTGGAATCCCGACAGACCAACTCATGTTGGCGTATGAACCTGAGGCGGCAGCAATTTATTGCCAGCACCTAACGCTGCCATCTTCAATGCATAATGGAACTGACTACGTTGAGACCAATCCGATGTCGAAATTTCTTATCGTGGACCTAGGAG GAGGTACGGTGGACATTGCAGCCTACGAAATGCAAGACAAAGGGTTTATTAGTTCTCTGAGTTCTCCATCTGGGGGACCATGGGGTGGTACAGTTGTGGACCAAGAGTTTCGGTCGTTTCTCGAAAGTCTTTTTGGAAAAATAGTGCTAGACGATATGTGTACACTTCATAGTCTAGAGATGGATCATGCAATCGAAGCAACAAAACGCGCCATGGCGAAATCCAAAGAGGATGTGATGTTTAAGCCTCCGCCGGTGTTTGATGGCATAAACAGCATGGCAGATGTACGAACGATTCGAGATCGAATAGTAATAGGGAACAACGTTTTTACGAAGATGTTCACAACGCCGATAGAGAAAATAACTGACCACGTCACAACTTTACTGAAAGATCCCATTCTGCAGGGTGTTAAGACAATACTACTTGTTGGTGGTTTTGCAGAGTCGGATATAATACAAAATGCGATGAAAGATAAGTTTTCACATCGATATAACGTGATCATACCAGAAGAAGCTGGGCTAGCTATTTTGAAAG GTGCAGTTATATACGGACAAAACCCATGTGTAGTGGTTACAAGACGGCTTGCATTTTCTTACG gAATAAGCATCGATGTACCGTTTGACGATACAACACATCCAGTGGAGCGTCGTTTCATCCGCAACGGTAAAGAGATGTGTGAAAATGTGTTCGATGTGTTCGTGAAGAAGGGCGATGTAGTGACCCCAGGCGTAATAACAGTCCAGCGGGAACTGAAGGTCCCACACATTGGTGCTACGGACATTCGGGTGGATGTGTACAAGTCTGGAGAGGATTGCATACCAACATTTATCACCCAATGCAAAAAGGTTGGCGAATTGTTCTTTGCGTTACAAGCACCGAGTACAACCGAGCAAGTATTGATCAAAGTCCAGATGTCTTTTGGTGGGACTAGGGTACTTGTGGGAGCCCAAGAAGTCAACCAACCGTGGAATTGCGTCACAGCTGAGTTCGATTGGCTCATGTAG